The following are from one region of the Juglans regia cultivar Chandler chromosome 10, Walnut 2.0, whole genome shotgun sequence genome:
- the LOC109011617 gene encoding protein RRP6-like 3 isoform X3: protein MEERLKSIRFIAITIGGFVAALSIFFATAQYRRRRKNHHKCSPKSCYLQADQTKPQHAFKRVLADNSYSPFKHLKLDASRHEIFELVENPRLEFSFIDGIVDSEISEEYTWVETVSQLKELLDVLIKERVFAVDTEQHSLRSFLGFTALIQISTRKEDYLVDTIALHDSMGVLRPVFAEPSICKVFHGADNDVLWLQRDFHIYVVNLFDTAKACDLLSKPQKSLAYLLETYCGVTTNKLLQREDWRQRPLSKEMVQYARIDAHYLLYIANCLITELKQQGTEISCPDDKFDFVLEASRRSNMTCLQLYAKEVEAFPGESAASSLTSRHLNGQGAVSSVYFKTEFQDLVMRLCAWRDIMARVHDESLRYVLSDQAIVALADRPPMTLAEICRTITQADLNVDLSFNSLLPSPSSVVCSHLDDVHTLLQDNISNLNDIFPMILQKCLGSSGSCPLSILNYALLVNCNLKVSLVSKQNMVKSSKQVARKTSRELFVQKFSCKTPVYHNCKIFANDGRLLCYCDRRKLEWYLHRELAKLVDDNPPAIMLLFEPKGRPEDEDNDFYIQSKKNICVCCGEGNHYLRYRIIPSCYRIHFPEHLKSHRSHDIVLLCVDCHEVAHSAAEKYKKQIAAEFGIPLFVSKVVDSKEVQVISGSSESATNDEEVGVPPLQLRTAAMALLRHGPRMPSKRREELMQIVMRYYGGREITGADLEAALLVGMSPHERRRLKKKKGISFKHSAGSILPNMQNNVGCTETSSIVDASEVGILNSSDSTKAEACNGQQEFRKADDDVGDSTIGADSGVDEVNYTFKDSLKSDTHGASNRKGDCIGNSDDNYESRGPSNGTVELNHKKYDGTAQSKHNSKLSLLGHGPHGKQVVNHLLKEYGEDGVRQFCQRWRQVFVEALQPRFLPAGWDVMHSGRRDFGEFSVYNPANKALDLVKS from the exons ATGGaagagaggttgaagtctatcAGATTCATCGCAATCACTATCGGTGGCTTTGTGGCAGCACTCTCAATCTTCTTCGCCACTGCTCAGTACCGGAGACGCCGGAAGAATCACCACAAATGCTCCCCGAAGTCGTGTTATCTACAAGCTGACCAGACCAAGCCGCAGCACGCATTTAAGCGAGTCTTGGCGGATAATTCCTACTCTCCGTTCAAGCATTTGAAGCTCGATGCGTCTCGTCACG AGATTTTTGAATTGGTGGAGAATCCTCGACTTGAGTTCAGCTTCATTGATGGAATAGTGGACTCGGAAATAAGCGAGGAATATACATGGGTTGAGACCGTGTCACAATTGAAGGAGCTCCTCGATGTTTTGATCAAAGAGAGGGTTTTTGCTGTGGATACCGAGCAGCATAGTTTACGATCCTTTCTAGGATTTACAGCTCTAATACAG ATCTCTACTCGCAAGGAGGATTATTTGGTGGACACGATTGCTCTGCATGATTCAATGGGTGTTCTTCGCCCAGTTTTTGCCGAGCCTAGTATTTGTAAG GTCTTTCATGGGGCCGATAATGATGTTCTCTGGTTGCAAAGAGACtttcatatatatgttgttaatttatttgataCTGCAAAG GCATGTGATCTTCTTTCAAAGCCGCAGAAATCGCTGGCATACTTACTTGAAACATACTGTGGTGTAACCACAAACAAATTGTTACAG CGTGAAGACTGGAGACAGCGACCCCTGTCGAAAGAAATGGTGCAATATGCTCGAATAGATGCACACTATCTATTATATATTGCGAATTGTTTAATAACTGAGCTCAAACAACAGGGGACTG AAATCTCTTGTCCCGATGACAAATTCGATTTTGTTCTCGAGGCCAGTAGGCGTTCAAACATGACTTGTTTGCAACTTTACGCAAAAGAAGTTGAAGCTTTTCCTGGAGAATCGGCCGCATCATCATTAACTTCTCGTCATTTGAATGGTCAAGGAGCTGTTTCATCAGTTTATTTTAAAACCGAG TTTCAGGATCTCGTGATGCGATTGTGTGCATGGAGAGATATAATG GCTCGTGTGCATGATGAGAGCCTAAGATATGTATTATCGGACCAGGCTATTGTTGCTCTTGCAGACAGACCTCCAATGACTCTGGCAGAAATATGTAGAACAATAACTCAAGCTGATTTGAATGTGGATTTGAGTTTCAACTCTCTCCTTCCATCTCCATCCTCTGTTGTTTGCAGTCATTTGGATGATGTCCATACCCTGCTCCAGGACAACATCAGCAACCTTAACGATATTTTCCCAATGATTCTCCAAAAGTGCCTTGGTTCAAGTGGGAGTTGTCCactttctattttaaattatgctTTACTGGTTAACTGTAATCTAAAAGTGTCTTTAGTATCCAAACAAAACATGGTAAAAAGTTCAAAGCAAGTTGCTCGAAAGACTTCTCGAGAGCTGTTTGTTCAAAAGTTCTCCTGCAAAACTCCGGTTTATCATAATTGCAAAATCTTTGCAAATGATGGACGGTTACTTTGTTACTGTGACCGCAGGAAGCTTGAATG GTATCTCCATAGAGAGTTAGCTAAACTTGTTGATGACAATCCACCTGCCATTATGCTTCTTTTTGAACCCAAAGGTCGTCCAGAAGATGAAGATAatgatttttatatccaaagtaagaaaaatatatgtgtttgcTGTGGTGAAGGAAATCACTACTTGCGCTACAGAATAATTCCTTCGTGCTACAGAATACACTTTCCCGAGCATTTGAAAAGCCACCGTTCTCATGATATTGTCCTGCTCTGTGTGGACTGCCATGAAGTTGCCCATTCTGCTGCTGAGAAGTATAAAAAACAGATTGCTGCAGAATTTGGAATTCCCCTATTTGTTAGTAAAGTGGTTGACTCGAAAGAAGTCCAAGTTATTTCTGGATCATCTGAGTCAGCAACAAACGATGAGGAGGTGGGAGTACCCCCTTTACAATTGAGAACAGCTGCTATGGCACTTTTGCGCCATGGACCAAGAATGCCATCCAAGCGACGCGAAGAACTGATGCAG ATTGTCATGCGTTATTATGGAGGAAGAGAGATAACTGGGGCAGACTTGGAAGCAGCTTTGCTAGTTGGCATGAGTCCCCACGAAAGAAGGCGgcttaaaaagaagaaagggaTATCTTTTAAGCATTCTGCTGGGAGCATCCTTCCAAATATGCAGAATAATGTGGGCTGTACGGAGACATCTTCCATTGTGGATGCATCAGAAGTTGGTATTCTAAATAGTTCTGACAGCACTAAAGCAGAAGCATGCAATGGACAACAAGAATTCAGAAAAGCAGATGATGATGTAGGTGACTCCACTATTGGTGCTGACTCAGGTGTTGATGAAGTCAATTATACTTTTAAAGATAGCTTAAAGTCTGACACACATGGAGCATCTAATAGAAAAGGTGACTGCATTGGAAATTCTGATGACAATTATGAGAGTAGGGGCCCATCAAATGGAACCGTTGAGTTGAATCATAAGAAATATGATGGAACTGCCCAATCTAAGCATAATTCCAAATTATCATTGTTAGGACATGGGCCGCATGGGAAACAAGTTGTAAATCATCTGCTAAAGGAATATGGTGAGGATGGTGTTCGTCAATTCTGTCAAAGGTGGAGACAAGTATTTGTCGAGGCTCTTCAACCTCGTTTCTTACCTGCTGGCTGGGATGTAATGCACAG TGGTAGGCGTGACTTCGGTGAATTTAGTGTATACAATCCTGCCAACAAAGCTTTGGACTTGGTTAAGAGTTAG
- the LOC109011617 gene encoding protein RRP6-like 3 isoform X1 — MEERLKSIRFIAITIGGFVAALSIFFATAQYRRRRKNHHKCSPKSCYLQADQTKPQHAFKRVLADNSYSPFKHLKLDASRHDNASNSHPYQAEIFELVENPRLEFSFIDGIVDSEISEEYTWVETVSQLKELLDVLIKERVFAVDTEQHSLRSFLGFTALIQISTRKEDYLVDTIALHDSMGVLRPVFAEPSICKVFHGADNDVLWLQRDFHIYVVNLFDTAKACDLLSKPQKSLAYLLETYCGVTTNKLLQREDWRQRPLSKEMVQYARIDAHYLLYIANCLITELKQQGTEISCPDDKFDFVLEASRRSNMTCLQLYAKEVEAFPGESAASSLTSRHLNGQGAVSSVYFKTEFQDLVMRLCAWRDIMARVHDESLRYVLSDQAIVALADRPPMTLAEICRTITQADLNVDLSFNSLLPSPSSVVCSHLDDVHTLLQDNISNLNDIFPMILQKCLGSSGSCPLSILNYALLVNCNLKVSLVSKQNMVKSSKQVARKTSRELFVQKFSCKTPVYHNCKIFANDGRLLCYCDRRKLEWYLHRELAKLVDDNPPAIMLLFEPKGRPEDEDNDFYIQSKKNICVCCGEGNHYLRYRIIPSCYRIHFPEHLKSHRSHDIVLLCVDCHEVAHSAAEKYKKQIAAEFGIPLFVSKVVDSKEVQVISGSSESATNDEEVGVPPLQLRTAAMALLRHGPRMPSKRREELMQIVMRYYGGREITGADLEAALLVGMSPHERRRLKKKKGISFKHSAGSILPNMQNNVGCTETSSIVDASEVGILNSSDSTKAEACNGQQEFRKADDDVGDSTIGADSGVDEVNYTFKDSLKSDTHGASNRKGDCIGNSDDNYESRGPSNGTVELNHKKYDGTAQSKHNSKLSLLGHGPHGKQVVNHLLKEYGEDGVRQFCQRWRQVFVEALQPRFLPAGWDVMHSGRRDFGEFSVYNPANKALDLVKS; from the exons ATGGaagagaggttgaagtctatcAGATTCATCGCAATCACTATCGGTGGCTTTGTGGCAGCACTCTCAATCTTCTTCGCCACTGCTCAGTACCGGAGACGCCGGAAGAATCACCACAAATGCTCCCCGAAGTCGTGTTATCTACAAGCTGACCAGACCAAGCCGCAGCACGCATTTAAGCGAGTCTTGGCGGATAATTCCTACTCTCCGTTCAAGCATTTGAAGCTCGATGCGTCTCGTCACG ATAATGCTTCTAATTCTCATCCGTATCAGGCAGAGATTTTTGAATTGGTGGAGAATCCTCGACTTGAGTTCAGCTTCATTGATGGAATAGTGGACTCGGAAATAAGCGAGGAATATACATGGGTTGAGACCGTGTCACAATTGAAGGAGCTCCTCGATGTTTTGATCAAAGAGAGGGTTTTTGCTGTGGATACCGAGCAGCATAGTTTACGATCCTTTCTAGGATTTACAGCTCTAATACAG ATCTCTACTCGCAAGGAGGATTATTTGGTGGACACGATTGCTCTGCATGATTCAATGGGTGTTCTTCGCCCAGTTTTTGCCGAGCCTAGTATTTGTAAG GTCTTTCATGGGGCCGATAATGATGTTCTCTGGTTGCAAAGAGACtttcatatatatgttgttaatttatttgataCTGCAAAG GCATGTGATCTTCTTTCAAAGCCGCAGAAATCGCTGGCATACTTACTTGAAACATACTGTGGTGTAACCACAAACAAATTGTTACAG CGTGAAGACTGGAGACAGCGACCCCTGTCGAAAGAAATGGTGCAATATGCTCGAATAGATGCACACTATCTATTATATATTGCGAATTGTTTAATAACTGAGCTCAAACAACAGGGGACTG AAATCTCTTGTCCCGATGACAAATTCGATTTTGTTCTCGAGGCCAGTAGGCGTTCAAACATGACTTGTTTGCAACTTTACGCAAAAGAAGTTGAAGCTTTTCCTGGAGAATCGGCCGCATCATCATTAACTTCTCGTCATTTGAATGGTCAAGGAGCTGTTTCATCAGTTTATTTTAAAACCGAG TTTCAGGATCTCGTGATGCGATTGTGTGCATGGAGAGATATAATG GCTCGTGTGCATGATGAGAGCCTAAGATATGTATTATCGGACCAGGCTATTGTTGCTCTTGCAGACAGACCTCCAATGACTCTGGCAGAAATATGTAGAACAATAACTCAAGCTGATTTGAATGTGGATTTGAGTTTCAACTCTCTCCTTCCATCTCCATCCTCTGTTGTTTGCAGTCATTTGGATGATGTCCATACCCTGCTCCAGGACAACATCAGCAACCTTAACGATATTTTCCCAATGATTCTCCAAAAGTGCCTTGGTTCAAGTGGGAGTTGTCCactttctattttaaattatgctTTACTGGTTAACTGTAATCTAAAAGTGTCTTTAGTATCCAAACAAAACATGGTAAAAAGTTCAAAGCAAGTTGCTCGAAAGACTTCTCGAGAGCTGTTTGTTCAAAAGTTCTCCTGCAAAACTCCGGTTTATCATAATTGCAAAATCTTTGCAAATGATGGACGGTTACTTTGTTACTGTGACCGCAGGAAGCTTGAATG GTATCTCCATAGAGAGTTAGCTAAACTTGTTGATGACAATCCACCTGCCATTATGCTTCTTTTTGAACCCAAAGGTCGTCCAGAAGATGAAGATAatgatttttatatccaaagtaagaaaaatatatgtgtttgcTGTGGTGAAGGAAATCACTACTTGCGCTACAGAATAATTCCTTCGTGCTACAGAATACACTTTCCCGAGCATTTGAAAAGCCACCGTTCTCATGATATTGTCCTGCTCTGTGTGGACTGCCATGAAGTTGCCCATTCTGCTGCTGAGAAGTATAAAAAACAGATTGCTGCAGAATTTGGAATTCCCCTATTTGTTAGTAAAGTGGTTGACTCGAAAGAAGTCCAAGTTATTTCTGGATCATCTGAGTCAGCAACAAACGATGAGGAGGTGGGAGTACCCCCTTTACAATTGAGAACAGCTGCTATGGCACTTTTGCGCCATGGACCAAGAATGCCATCCAAGCGACGCGAAGAACTGATGCAG ATTGTCATGCGTTATTATGGAGGAAGAGAGATAACTGGGGCAGACTTGGAAGCAGCTTTGCTAGTTGGCATGAGTCCCCACGAAAGAAGGCGgcttaaaaagaagaaagggaTATCTTTTAAGCATTCTGCTGGGAGCATCCTTCCAAATATGCAGAATAATGTGGGCTGTACGGAGACATCTTCCATTGTGGATGCATCAGAAGTTGGTATTCTAAATAGTTCTGACAGCACTAAAGCAGAAGCATGCAATGGACAACAAGAATTCAGAAAAGCAGATGATGATGTAGGTGACTCCACTATTGGTGCTGACTCAGGTGTTGATGAAGTCAATTATACTTTTAAAGATAGCTTAAAGTCTGACACACATGGAGCATCTAATAGAAAAGGTGACTGCATTGGAAATTCTGATGACAATTATGAGAGTAGGGGCCCATCAAATGGAACCGTTGAGTTGAATCATAAGAAATATGATGGAACTGCCCAATCTAAGCATAATTCCAAATTATCATTGTTAGGACATGGGCCGCATGGGAAACAAGTTGTAAATCATCTGCTAAAGGAATATGGTGAGGATGGTGTTCGTCAATTCTGTCAAAGGTGGAGACAAGTATTTGTCGAGGCTCTTCAACCTCGTTTCTTACCTGCTGGCTGGGATGTAATGCACAG TGGTAGGCGTGACTTCGGTGAATTTAGTGTATACAATCCTGCCAACAAAGCTTTGGACTTGGTTAAGAGTTAG
- the LOC109011617 gene encoding protein RRP6-like 3 isoform X2 has translation MEERLKSIRFIAITIGGFVAALSIFFATAQYRRRRKNHHKCSPKSCYLQADQTKPQHAFKRVLADNSYSPFKHLKLDASRHDNASNSHPYQAEIFELVENPRLEFSFIDGIVDSEISEEYTWVETVSQLKELLDVLIKERVFAVDTEQHSLRSFLGFTALIQISTRKEDYLVDTIALHDSMGVLRPVFAEPSICKVFHGADNDVLWLQRDFHIYVVNLFDTAKACDLLSKPQKSLAYLLETYCGVTTNKLLQREDWRQRPLSKEMVQYARIDAHYLLYIANCLITELKQQGTEISCPDDKFDFVLEASRRSNMTCLQLYAKEVEAFPGESAASSLTSRHLNGQGAVSSVYFKTEDLVMRLCAWRDIMARVHDESLRYVLSDQAIVALADRPPMTLAEICRTITQADLNVDLSFNSLLPSPSSVVCSHLDDVHTLLQDNISNLNDIFPMILQKCLGSSGSCPLSILNYALLVNCNLKVSLVSKQNMVKSSKQVARKTSRELFVQKFSCKTPVYHNCKIFANDGRLLCYCDRRKLEWYLHRELAKLVDDNPPAIMLLFEPKGRPEDEDNDFYIQSKKNICVCCGEGNHYLRYRIIPSCYRIHFPEHLKSHRSHDIVLLCVDCHEVAHSAAEKYKKQIAAEFGIPLFVSKVVDSKEVQVISGSSESATNDEEVGVPPLQLRTAAMALLRHGPRMPSKRREELMQIVMRYYGGREITGADLEAALLVGMSPHERRRLKKKKGISFKHSAGSILPNMQNNVGCTETSSIVDASEVGILNSSDSTKAEACNGQQEFRKADDDVGDSTIGADSGVDEVNYTFKDSLKSDTHGASNRKGDCIGNSDDNYESRGPSNGTVELNHKKYDGTAQSKHNSKLSLLGHGPHGKQVVNHLLKEYGEDGVRQFCQRWRQVFVEALQPRFLPAGWDVMHSGRRDFGEFSVYNPANKALDLVKS, from the exons ATGGaagagaggttgaagtctatcAGATTCATCGCAATCACTATCGGTGGCTTTGTGGCAGCACTCTCAATCTTCTTCGCCACTGCTCAGTACCGGAGACGCCGGAAGAATCACCACAAATGCTCCCCGAAGTCGTGTTATCTACAAGCTGACCAGACCAAGCCGCAGCACGCATTTAAGCGAGTCTTGGCGGATAATTCCTACTCTCCGTTCAAGCATTTGAAGCTCGATGCGTCTCGTCACG ATAATGCTTCTAATTCTCATCCGTATCAGGCAGAGATTTTTGAATTGGTGGAGAATCCTCGACTTGAGTTCAGCTTCATTGATGGAATAGTGGACTCGGAAATAAGCGAGGAATATACATGGGTTGAGACCGTGTCACAATTGAAGGAGCTCCTCGATGTTTTGATCAAAGAGAGGGTTTTTGCTGTGGATACCGAGCAGCATAGTTTACGATCCTTTCTAGGATTTACAGCTCTAATACAG ATCTCTACTCGCAAGGAGGATTATTTGGTGGACACGATTGCTCTGCATGATTCAATGGGTGTTCTTCGCCCAGTTTTTGCCGAGCCTAGTATTTGTAAG GTCTTTCATGGGGCCGATAATGATGTTCTCTGGTTGCAAAGAGACtttcatatatatgttgttaatttatttgataCTGCAAAG GCATGTGATCTTCTTTCAAAGCCGCAGAAATCGCTGGCATACTTACTTGAAACATACTGTGGTGTAACCACAAACAAATTGTTACAG CGTGAAGACTGGAGACAGCGACCCCTGTCGAAAGAAATGGTGCAATATGCTCGAATAGATGCACACTATCTATTATATATTGCGAATTGTTTAATAACTGAGCTCAAACAACAGGGGACTG AAATCTCTTGTCCCGATGACAAATTCGATTTTGTTCTCGAGGCCAGTAGGCGTTCAAACATGACTTGTTTGCAACTTTACGCAAAAGAAGTTGAAGCTTTTCCTGGAGAATCGGCCGCATCATCATTAACTTCTCGTCATTTGAATGGTCAAGGAGCTGTTTCATCAGTTTATTTTAAAACCGAG GATCTCGTGATGCGATTGTGTGCATGGAGAGATATAATG GCTCGTGTGCATGATGAGAGCCTAAGATATGTATTATCGGACCAGGCTATTGTTGCTCTTGCAGACAGACCTCCAATGACTCTGGCAGAAATATGTAGAACAATAACTCAAGCTGATTTGAATGTGGATTTGAGTTTCAACTCTCTCCTTCCATCTCCATCCTCTGTTGTTTGCAGTCATTTGGATGATGTCCATACCCTGCTCCAGGACAACATCAGCAACCTTAACGATATTTTCCCAATGATTCTCCAAAAGTGCCTTGGTTCAAGTGGGAGTTGTCCactttctattttaaattatgctTTACTGGTTAACTGTAATCTAAAAGTGTCTTTAGTATCCAAACAAAACATGGTAAAAAGTTCAAAGCAAGTTGCTCGAAAGACTTCTCGAGAGCTGTTTGTTCAAAAGTTCTCCTGCAAAACTCCGGTTTATCATAATTGCAAAATCTTTGCAAATGATGGACGGTTACTTTGTTACTGTGACCGCAGGAAGCTTGAATG GTATCTCCATAGAGAGTTAGCTAAACTTGTTGATGACAATCCACCTGCCATTATGCTTCTTTTTGAACCCAAAGGTCGTCCAGAAGATGAAGATAatgatttttatatccaaagtaagaaaaatatatgtgtttgcTGTGGTGAAGGAAATCACTACTTGCGCTACAGAATAATTCCTTCGTGCTACAGAATACACTTTCCCGAGCATTTGAAAAGCCACCGTTCTCATGATATTGTCCTGCTCTGTGTGGACTGCCATGAAGTTGCCCATTCTGCTGCTGAGAAGTATAAAAAACAGATTGCTGCAGAATTTGGAATTCCCCTATTTGTTAGTAAAGTGGTTGACTCGAAAGAAGTCCAAGTTATTTCTGGATCATCTGAGTCAGCAACAAACGATGAGGAGGTGGGAGTACCCCCTTTACAATTGAGAACAGCTGCTATGGCACTTTTGCGCCATGGACCAAGAATGCCATCCAAGCGACGCGAAGAACTGATGCAG ATTGTCATGCGTTATTATGGAGGAAGAGAGATAACTGGGGCAGACTTGGAAGCAGCTTTGCTAGTTGGCATGAGTCCCCACGAAAGAAGGCGgcttaaaaagaagaaagggaTATCTTTTAAGCATTCTGCTGGGAGCATCCTTCCAAATATGCAGAATAATGTGGGCTGTACGGAGACATCTTCCATTGTGGATGCATCAGAAGTTGGTATTCTAAATAGTTCTGACAGCACTAAAGCAGAAGCATGCAATGGACAACAAGAATTCAGAAAAGCAGATGATGATGTAGGTGACTCCACTATTGGTGCTGACTCAGGTGTTGATGAAGTCAATTATACTTTTAAAGATAGCTTAAAGTCTGACACACATGGAGCATCTAATAGAAAAGGTGACTGCATTGGAAATTCTGATGACAATTATGAGAGTAGGGGCCCATCAAATGGAACCGTTGAGTTGAATCATAAGAAATATGATGGAACTGCCCAATCTAAGCATAATTCCAAATTATCATTGTTAGGACATGGGCCGCATGGGAAACAAGTTGTAAATCATCTGCTAAAGGAATATGGTGAGGATGGTGTTCGTCAATTCTGTCAAAGGTGGAGACAAGTATTTGTCGAGGCTCTTCAACCTCGTTTCTTACCTGCTGGCTGGGATGTAATGCACAG TGGTAGGCGTGACTTCGGTGAATTTAGTGTATACAATCCTGCCAACAAAGCTTTGGACTTGGTTAAGAGTTAG